Proteins encoded in a region of the Anguilla anguilla isolate fAngAng1 chromosome 10, fAngAng1.pri, whole genome shotgun sequence genome:
- the LOC118207045 gene encoding nucleus accumbens-associated protein 2: MSQLLQVEIPNFGSTVLGSLNEQRLLGQHCDVSIVVNGQSFQAHRSVLAASSLYFRDLFSGSSKEQFELPSSVAPACFAQILSFCYTGRLTMAASEQLVVMYTAGYLQVQHIVERGMELMFKANSPHCDSQSTAQDDPGSEPHSPPPAPTLGPPGWSLSAPLATAGIRRIKQEAAEAPVTAQGTGVRRGEGAMGARPQRSGSLFYTGVGGLQPYPLTPGEGSSPGASSLPPTDSPTSYQNEDEEFEEESYDSLAEDAYGQLYSRSASTYAIQDKLEVSGMPLSLESRSCVLLRRDLVSLPASLISQIGYRCHPKLYTEGDPGEKLELVGGTGVFMTRGQLMNCHLCAGIKHKVLLRRLLATFFDRNTLANSCGTGIRSSTCDPSRKPLDSRVLNAVKLYCQNFAPNFKESEMNVIAADMCTNARRVRKRWLPKIKSMLPDGMEVCRGGASTNVAHVIASQAGLALPFEADFKALVPSGLNFEQQLYRDRKETHRTHLQLSRVSPGVGPAMEGVEPELNAAQVEEEREGEDEAPLEGAEGSAGVNLPSPKEEVGDRVGGRGCQPSSPEGQQGEQTGEGLRVNVQ, from the exons ATGTCCCAGCTCCTGCAGGTTGAGATCCCAAACTTCGGCAGCACAGTGCTGGGCAGCCTGAATgagcagaggctgctgggacaGCATTGTGACGTCTCCATCGTGGTGAACGGGCAGAGCTTCCAGGCCCACCGCTCGGTGCTGGCCGCCAGCAGCCTGTACTTCCGCGACCTGTTCAGCGGCAGCTCCAAGGAGCAGTTCGAGCTGCCGTCGTCAGTGGCGCCCGCCTGCTTCGCGCAGATCCTGTCCTTCTGCTACACAGGGCGCCTGACTATGGCGGCCAGCGAGCAGCTGGTGGTGATGTACACGGCGGGGTACCTGCAGGTGCAGCACATCGTGGAGAGGGGCATGGAACTCATGTTCAAGGCTAACTCCCCACACTGCGACTCCCAGAGCACCGCGCAGGATGACCCTGGTTCTgagccccacagcccccccccggCACCCACCCTGGGCCCTCCTGGCTGGTCACTGTCGGCGCCATTGGCAACGGCAGGCATCCGCAGGATCAAGCAGGAGGCAGCCGAAGCCCCCGTGACGGCGCAGGGGACCGGGGTCAGGCGGGGCGAAGGGGCCATGGGGGCCCGGCCTCAGAGGAGTGGCTCACTGTTTtacacgggggtggggggcctgCAGCCATATCCCCTCACCCCTGGGGAGGGCTCAAGTCCGGGAGCCTCCAGCCTGCCCCCCACCGACAGCCCCACCTCCTACCAGAACGAGGATGAGGAGTTTGAGGAAGAGTCATATGACAGCTTGGCCGAGGACGCGTACGGACAACTCTATAGCCGCTCTGCCAGCACATATGCCA TCCAGGACAAACTGGAGGTGTCGGGCATGCCCCTGTCGCTGGAGAGCCGCTCCTGCGTGCTGCTTCGCCGGGACCTGGTGTCACTGCCAGCCAGCCTCATCAGCCAGATTGGTTACCGCTGTCACCCCAAACTCTACACCGAGGGGGACCCTGGGGAGAAACTGGAGCTGGTGGGAG GCACTGGCGTATTCATGACCCGGGGCCAGCTCATGAACTGCCACCTGTGTGCTGGAATCAAGCACAAGGTGTTACTGCGCCGACTTCTGGCCACCTTCTTTGACAG GAACACACTAGCTAATAGCTGTGGGACAGGAATACGTTCCTCCACCTGCGATCCCAGCAGAAAACCACTCGACAGCCGTGTGCTCAACGCTGTAAAAC TTTACTGTCAAAACTTCGCCCCCAACTTCAAGGAGAGCGAGATGAACGTGATTGCAGCGGACATGTGCACCAACGCACGACGCGTACGGAAGCGCTGGCTTCCCAAGATCAAGTCCATGCTGCCTGACGGAATGGAGGTgtgcaggggcggggcctccacGAATGTGGCACACGTGATCGCCAGCCAGGCCGGGTTGGCCTTGCCCTTCGAGGCCGACTTCAAAGCCCTGGTGCCATCTGGCCTAAACTTCGAGCAGCAGCTGTACAGGGATCGCAAAGAGACCCATAGAACTCACCTGCAGCTTAGCAGGGTCAGCCCAGGGGTAGGGCCTGCGATGGAAGGGGTGGAGCCTGAGCTGAATGCAGCCCAGGTGGAGGAAGAGCGGGAGGGGGAAGATGAGGCTCCCTTGGAGGGTGCAGAGGGTTCGGCGGGTGTGAATCTGCCTAGTCCCAAGGAAGAGGTgggggacagggtggggggtaggggctGCCAGCCCTCCTCCCCTGAGggacagcagggggagcagacTGGAGAGGGGCTGAGGGTAAATGTCCAGTGA